In Cydia pomonella isolate Wapato2018A chromosome 27, ilCydPomo1, whole genome shotgun sequence, a single genomic region encodes these proteins:
- the LOC133532344 gene encoding uncharacterized protein LOC133532344 isoform X7 has protein sequence MRQESLANGDNMEEMVDDDVQVLSGNLEPDVNLELEKLKLEHLKLQEAQVMCKHRMLLLKQAEKKSSSSSRQILPDGRIVVRTVDKSEVNDADGSFGAGAGDASSPELCSCEQKCSWDSDGAASTASTCVLCSDGTRKIKNSADKSDSKCTQKTDSQVGSKTTFSKHSKVTDGTSKKSGCKKSKSSCDTTKYADFYSDSEDEADETNRLIQLRNTDYADIIEDQLKIVIALAGYPKSKMRLRQLELFQRSIAEVTDMQIKAGLLKSVPYFLDYYLNRGAIVCVCRDIDTRNWVIRISPGLQERMASNLILLKSKIKRLCLAYLKIPSSTWPATAQDTFKLLQYFNPTLKTDSWRVYSQKRLDDVEYTSFLIDRVSGEIIRGSTFKNVIDYEQMEFELSGYTEIYYECLMSDMKEDLHSVSSRVKLLNELRGEDTPRNLSDCSLRKPLSGEDTQNDDVKKQDENEKATERYFVEFPDRTDKEDCDKVKIAELGNNECDVLKKLKDVNYRSEKNEMIIWSEEINNNSKIDVANEDKQMPASESIAAESEKTESIAESSDNLIRSNSNVNIDSNRGIAYHRRTNYLHVEPELKIAITLDGYPQNKLEGTHIRRLKQLFKEYLHRDMKQQRFANLIIPKFQDIYLSNGAVIYICDSLETKDYLTEVLPKFVNSTGWKLIFRDIKTLVRYTRIVLRLPKELASVESAEIISKLQEKYPGLKPDCWKYYSDVAGKQKRQFGVDPESLEIIKSPDFDPEYDGEKLSFRIIDRQKRDSCFEENQDYDDENENKELKEKILKLLYVPVEADMSNSPLTRIRTNHYSDVVADDLKLYVGPTNYPESRVDENLFHAIKKTLENIVYKSFVDGDINEISMPKFHDLYLFDGVIFVICVNMASRCWIDEALTIASSKLQINLKSTEYRGAVGIVSMVVKTYLDTEEVISILQSNNPRLRTKYWRIISTVRAKAKLDVVLQIDKLSAQVIRSTDFNTFVGDNAVQFQLGHLQSLLKPLSIMEKLSKKHEKKLMKANATKREVEVKISTEFTFEELKTELKQDFPDLKIGEWDSLGHLKDIKNQIEHIDIKQSLENASDLDPKIIEPDGMKLSPVELDEVCKMVVKIPAEILPKEREDLNLIFDLLEDQNPGLNTELWTVTNDFGNYEKGKFILSIDKQSAAVIRSNQFSPMVVGHKLKFLL, from the exons AT GAGACAAGAATCTCTGGCAAACGGTGACAACATGGAAGAAATGGTGGACGATGATGTG caGGTGTTGAGCGGCAACCTAGAGCCGGACGTGAACTTGGAGCTGGAGAAGCTAAAACTGGAGCACCTCAAGCTGCAGGAGGCGCAGGTCATGTGCAAGCACCGGATGCTGCTGCTTAAGCAGGCGGAGAAGAAGTCT aGTTCTAGCAGTCGCCAAATTCTGCCGGATGGTAGAATTGTTGTCCGCACCGTTGACAA GAGTGAAGTTAACGACGCCGACGGCAGCTTTGGAGCCGGTGCTGGTGACGCG AGCTCACCCGAACTGTGCAGTTGCGAACAGAAGTGCTCCTGGGACTCCGACGGCGCCGCCTCCACCGCCTCCACTTGCGTACTCTGCTCCGACGGTACCAGAAAAATTAAGAACTCGGCAGATAAGTCTGATAGCAAATGTACTCAGAAAACAGATAGTCAAGTAGGCAGTAAAACAACCTTTAGTAAACATAGCAAAGTCACTGATGGTACTAGTAAGAAGTCTGGATGTAAAAAGTCTAAAAGTAGCTGTGATACAACAAAATACGCGGATTTCTACAGCGATAGCGAAGATGAAGCCGATGAGACGAATCGGCTCATACAGTTAAGGAACACTGATTATGCAGATATCATAGAAGACCAGTTGAAAATAGTCATAGCGCTTGCCGGTTATCCTAAATCAAAAATGCGTCTCAGACAATTGGAACTCTTCCAGCGATCCATCGCCGAGGTAACGGACATGCAAATCAAGGCCGGCCTTTTAAAAAGCGTACCATACTTCCTAGATTATTATTTGAACAGGGGCGCTATTGTCTGCGTTTGTAGGGACATTGATACTAGGAACTGGGTAATCAGGATATCACCAGGCCTACAAGAACGTATGGCTTCCAACCTTATTCTACTCAAGTCTAAGATTAAGAGGTTATGCCTAGCTTACCTGAAGATACCTAGTTCAACCTGGCCGGCGACTGCCCAGGACACCTTCAAACTGTTACAGTATTTCAATCCTACATTGAAAACTGATTCGTGGAGAGTCTACTCGCAAAAGAGGCTTGATGATGTTGAATACACTTCATTTCTAATAGACAGGGTTTCTGGTGAAATCATTCGAGGCTCCACCTTTAAAAATGTTATAGATTATGAGCAAATGGAGTTTGAACTGTCCGGGTACACAGAAATTTACTATGAGTGCCTAATGTCCGATATGAAAGAAGATCTGCACAGCGTTTCGTCCAGAGTGAAGCTCTTGAACGAACTTAGGGGAGAAGATACGCCCAGAAATCTTTCTGACTGCAGTTTAAGGAAACCTCTCTCTGGCGAAGACACTCAAAATGATGATGTAAAGAAACAAGACGAGAATGAGAAAGCAACGGAAAGATATTTTGTAGAATTCCCTGATAGGACGGATAAAGAAGATTGTGATAAAGTAAAGATTGCTGAATTGGGAAATAATGAATGTGATGTATTGAAGAAACTAAAGGACGTTAATTACAGAAGTGAAAAGAATGAAATGATAATTTGGTCGGAGGAAATTAACAATAACAGTAAAATTGATGTTGCGAATGAGGACAAGCAAATGCCCGCTTCAGAATCTATAGCTGCAGAATCTGAAAAGACTGAATCAATTGCTGAAAGCAGCGACAACCTCATCAGGAGCAATAGCAATGTAAACATAGATAGTAACCGAGGTATTGCTTACCACAGAAGGACGAACTACCTTCATGTCGAACCAGAATTGAAAATCGCAATTACTCTCGACGGTTACCCGCAGAACAAACTCGAAGGCACGCATATCAGAAGGCTGAAGCAACTCTTCAAAGAGTATTTACACAGAGATATGAAACAACAGCGCTTCGCTAATCTAATCATCCCAAAATTCCAAGACATTTACTTGTCAAACGGTGCTGTGATATACATTTGTGACAGTTTAGAGACTAAGGATTACTTGACAGAGGTATTACCAAAATTCGTCAACTCTACGGGCTGGAAGCTCATCTTTAGAGACATTAAAACACTAGTTAGATACACGAGAATCGTCCTGCGCCTGCCAAAAGAACTTGCCAGTGTAGAATCTGCTGAAATAATTTCAAAACTTCAAGAGAAATACCCAGGTTTGAAACCGGATTGTTGGAAGTACTATTCTGATGTAGCTGGCAAACAGAAACGGCAATTCGGCGTCGATCCCGAGTCTCTAGAAATAATCAAAAGTCCTGATTTTGATCCGGAATATGACGGCGAGAAACTTAGCTTTAGAATAATCGATAGACAAAAACGCGATTCTTGCTTCGAAGAGAACCAGGATTACGACGATGAAAACGAGAATAAGGAGCTGAAAGAGAAAATTTTGAAACTATTGTACGTGCCAGTTGAGGCTGATATGTCGAACTCTCCTCTAACAAGGATTCGAACGAATCACTATTCTGATGTAGTCGCCGACGATCTGAAACTGTACGTAGGCCCTACTAACTATCCAGAATCGCGCGTAGACGAAAACCTTTTCCACgcaattaagaaaactttagaGAATATCGTGTACAAGTCCTTTGTAGATGGTGATATCAACGAAATCTCCATGCCTAAATTCCACGACCTATACCTTTTTGACGGCGTCATATTCGTTATTTGTGTAAACATGGCTTCGCGCTGTTGGATTGACGAAGCTTTAACCATTGCTAGTTCTAAATTGCAAATCAATTTGAAATCCACCGAATACAGAGGAGCCGTTGGCATTGTAAGTATGGTAGTCAAAACCTATTTGGATACAGAAGAGGTCATATCCATTCTTCAATCCAATAATCCTCGACTTAGAACTAAATATTGGAGGATTATAAGCACAGTTCGAGCCAAGGCGAAGTTAGATGTAGTATTACAAATTGATAAGCTCTCCGCTCAAGTAATTAGAAGTACTGACTTCAACACTTTCGTAGGCGACAATGCAGTTCAATTCCAGCTGGGCCATTTACAGTCCCTCCTCAAACCACTTTCCATAATGGAAAAACTTAGCAAAAAACATGAGAAGAAACTGATGAAAGCAAACGCAACAAAGAGAGAAGTTGAAGTCAAAATATCTACTGAATTCACTTTCGAAGAGCTCAAAACTGAACTGAAACAAGATTTTCCCGATTTAAAAATCGGTGAATGGGACTCTTTGGGACACCTAAAGGATATCAAAAACCAAATAGAACATATTGACATCAAACAGTCTTTAGAGAACGCATCTGATTTAGATCCAAAGATAATCGAGCCTGATGGCATGAAATTGTCTCCAGTGGAATTAGATGAAGTTTGTAAGATGGTGGTGAAAATACCAGCAGAGATCCTACCTAAGGAGCGAGAGGACTTGAATCTAATTTTCGATTTGTTGGAAGATCAAAATCCGGGTCTGAACACGGAGCTGTGGACGGTTACTAATGATTTCGGGAATTATGAGAAGGGGAAGTTTATTCTGTCGATTGATAAGCAATCTGCAGCTGTGATTCGTAGTAACCAATTCTCGCCGATGGTAGTTGGTCACAAATTGAAGTTTCTGTTGTAA
- the LOC133532344 gene encoding uncharacterized protein LOC133532344 isoform X2 produces MTTRSRGYNQDWDPMKEDFDNSSYDPQNADESGRSCSPQYKSGFVNLDHCRLYITNIPNGLSDDGLSTVFSKYGQLTEVFVSKNPDKRYALVAFETPGEAKFAMMKLNRTEPLKLNINVAHKSTARSKRPLDKKDNSGYRSSNSNPRNREDRSFRDDGSAGSRSNTSMPPQDRREAANVKTPFLVVRKSNFGRQESLANGDNMEEMVDDDVVLSGNLEPDVNLELEKLKLEHLKLQEAQVMCKHRMLLLKQAEKKSSSSSRQILPDGRIVVRTVDKSEVNDADGSFGAGAGDASSPELCSCEQKCSWDSDGAASTASTCVLCSDGTRKIKNSADKSDSKCTQKTDSQVGSKTTFSKHSKVTDGTSKKSGCKKSKSSCDTTKYADFYSDSEDEADETNRLIQLRNTDYADIIEDQLKIVIALAGYPKSKMRLRQLELFQRSIAEVTDMQIKAGLLKSVPYFLDYYLNRGAIVCVCRDIDTRNWVIRISPGLQERMASNLILLKSKIKRLCLAYLKIPSSTWPATAQDTFKLLQYFNPTLKTDSWRVYSQKRLDDVEYTSFLIDRVSGEIIRGSTFKNVIDYEQMEFELSGYTEIYYECLMSDMKEDLHSVSSRVKLLNELRGEDTPRNLSDCSLRKPLSGEDTQNDDVKKQDENEKATERYFVEFPDRTDKEDCDKVKIAELGNNECDVLKKLKDVNYRSEKNEMIIWSEEINNNSKIDVANEDKQMPASESIAAESEKTESIAESSDNLIRSNSNVNIDSNRGIAYHRRTNYLHVEPELKIAITLDGYPQNKLEGTHIRRLKQLFKEYLHRDMKQQRFANLIIPKFQDIYLSNGAVIYICDSLETKDYLTEVLPKFVNSTGWKLIFRDIKTLVRYTRIVLRLPKELASVESAEIISKLQEKYPGLKPDCWKYYSDVAGKQKRQFGVDPESLEIIKSPDFDPEYDGEKLSFRIIDRQKRDSCFEENQDYDDENENKELKEKILKLLYVPVEADMSNSPLTRIRTNHYSDVVADDLKLYVGPTNYPESRVDENLFHAIKKTLENIVYKSFVDGDINEISMPKFHDLYLFDGVIFVICVNMASRCWIDEALTIASSKLQINLKSTEYRGAVGIVSMVVKTYLDTEEVISILQSNNPRLRTKYWRIISTVRAKAKLDVVLQIDKLSAQVIRSTDFNTFVGDNAVQFQLGHLQSLLKPLSIMEKLSKKHEKKLMKANATKREVEVKISTEFTFEELKTELKQDFPDLKIGEWDSLGHLKDIKNQIEHIDIKQSLENASDLDPKIIEPDGMKLSPVELDEVCKMVVKIPAEILPKEREDLNLIFDLLEDQNPGLNTELWTVTNDFGNYEKGKFILSIDKQSAAVIRSNQFSPMVVGHKLKFLL; encoded by the exons AGCACTGCAAGATCAAAAAGACCATTAGACAAGAAAGACAACTCGGGATATCGGAGTAGCAACTCAAACCCTCGCAATCGCGAAGATCGTAGCTTCAGAGACGACGGCAGCGCTGGCAGCCGATCCAACACAAG cATGCCTCCACAGGATCGCCGCGAAGCCGCTAACGTAAAAACCCCGTTTCTAGTGGTTCGCAAAAGTAACTTTGG GAGACAAGAATCTCTGGCAAACGGTGACAACATGGAAGAAATGGTGGACGATGATGTG GTGTTGAGCGGCAACCTAGAGCCGGACGTGAACTTGGAGCTGGAGAAGCTAAAACTGGAGCACCTCAAGCTGCAGGAGGCGCAGGTCATGTGCAAGCACCGGATGCTGCTGCTTAAGCAGGCGGAGAAGAAGTCT aGTTCTAGCAGTCGCCAAATTCTGCCGGATGGTAGAATTGTTGTCCGCACCGTTGACAA GAGTGAAGTTAACGACGCCGACGGCAGCTTTGGAGCCGGTGCTGGTGACGCG AGCTCACCCGAACTGTGCAGTTGCGAACAGAAGTGCTCCTGGGACTCCGACGGCGCCGCCTCCACCGCCTCCACTTGCGTACTCTGCTCCGACGGTACCAGAAAAATTAAGAACTCGGCAGATAAGTCTGATAGCAAATGTACTCAGAAAACAGATAGTCAAGTAGGCAGTAAAACAACCTTTAGTAAACATAGCAAAGTCACTGATGGTACTAGTAAGAAGTCTGGATGTAAAAAGTCTAAAAGTAGCTGTGATACAACAAAATACGCGGATTTCTACAGCGATAGCGAAGATGAAGCCGATGAGACGAATCGGCTCATACAGTTAAGGAACACTGATTATGCAGATATCATAGAAGACCAGTTGAAAATAGTCATAGCGCTTGCCGGTTATCCTAAATCAAAAATGCGTCTCAGACAATTGGAACTCTTCCAGCGATCCATCGCCGAGGTAACGGACATGCAAATCAAGGCCGGCCTTTTAAAAAGCGTACCATACTTCCTAGATTATTATTTGAACAGGGGCGCTATTGTCTGCGTTTGTAGGGACATTGATACTAGGAACTGGGTAATCAGGATATCACCAGGCCTACAAGAACGTATGGCTTCCAACCTTATTCTACTCAAGTCTAAGATTAAGAGGTTATGCCTAGCTTACCTGAAGATACCTAGTTCAACCTGGCCGGCGACTGCCCAGGACACCTTCAAACTGTTACAGTATTTCAATCCTACATTGAAAACTGATTCGTGGAGAGTCTACTCGCAAAAGAGGCTTGATGATGTTGAATACACTTCATTTCTAATAGACAGGGTTTCTGGTGAAATCATTCGAGGCTCCACCTTTAAAAATGTTATAGATTATGAGCAAATGGAGTTTGAACTGTCCGGGTACACAGAAATTTACTATGAGTGCCTAATGTCCGATATGAAAGAAGATCTGCACAGCGTTTCGTCCAGAGTGAAGCTCTTGAACGAACTTAGGGGAGAAGATACGCCCAGAAATCTTTCTGACTGCAGTTTAAGGAAACCTCTCTCTGGCGAAGACACTCAAAATGATGATGTAAAGAAACAAGACGAGAATGAGAAAGCAACGGAAAGATATTTTGTAGAATTCCCTGATAGGACGGATAAAGAAGATTGTGATAAAGTAAAGATTGCTGAATTGGGAAATAATGAATGTGATGTATTGAAGAAACTAAAGGACGTTAATTACAGAAGTGAAAAGAATGAAATGATAATTTGGTCGGAGGAAATTAACAATAACAGTAAAATTGATGTTGCGAATGAGGACAAGCAAATGCCCGCTTCAGAATCTATAGCTGCAGAATCTGAAAAGACTGAATCAATTGCTGAAAGCAGCGACAACCTCATCAGGAGCAATAGCAATGTAAACATAGATAGTAACCGAGGTATTGCTTACCACAGAAGGACGAACTACCTTCATGTCGAACCAGAATTGAAAATCGCAATTACTCTCGACGGTTACCCGCAGAACAAACTCGAAGGCACGCATATCAGAAGGCTGAAGCAACTCTTCAAAGAGTATTTACACAGAGATATGAAACAACAGCGCTTCGCTAATCTAATCATCCCAAAATTCCAAGACATTTACTTGTCAAACGGTGCTGTGATATACATTTGTGACAGTTTAGAGACTAAGGATTACTTGACAGAGGTATTACCAAAATTCGTCAACTCTACGGGCTGGAAGCTCATCTTTAGAGACATTAAAACACTAGTTAGATACACGAGAATCGTCCTGCGCCTGCCAAAAGAACTTGCCAGTGTAGAATCTGCTGAAATAATTTCAAAACTTCAAGAGAAATACCCAGGTTTGAAACCGGATTGTTGGAAGTACTATTCTGATGTAGCTGGCAAACAGAAACGGCAATTCGGCGTCGATCCCGAGTCTCTAGAAATAATCAAAAGTCCTGATTTTGATCCGGAATATGACGGCGAGAAACTTAGCTTTAGAATAATCGATAGACAAAAACGCGATTCTTGCTTCGAAGAGAACCAGGATTACGACGATGAAAACGAGAATAAGGAGCTGAAAGAGAAAATTTTGAAACTATTGTACGTGCCAGTTGAGGCTGATATGTCGAACTCTCCTCTAACAAGGATTCGAACGAATCACTATTCTGATGTAGTCGCCGACGATCTGAAACTGTACGTAGGCCCTACTAACTATCCAGAATCGCGCGTAGACGAAAACCTTTTCCACgcaattaagaaaactttagaGAATATCGTGTACAAGTCCTTTGTAGATGGTGATATCAACGAAATCTCCATGCCTAAATTCCACGACCTATACCTTTTTGACGGCGTCATATTCGTTATTTGTGTAAACATGGCTTCGCGCTGTTGGATTGACGAAGCTTTAACCATTGCTAGTTCTAAATTGCAAATCAATTTGAAATCCACCGAATACAGAGGAGCCGTTGGCATTGTAAGTATGGTAGTCAAAACCTATTTGGATACAGAAGAGGTCATATCCATTCTTCAATCCAATAATCCTCGACTTAGAACTAAATATTGGAGGATTATAAGCACAGTTCGAGCCAAGGCGAAGTTAGATGTAGTATTACAAATTGATAAGCTCTCCGCTCAAGTAATTAGAAGTACTGACTTCAACACTTTCGTAGGCGACAATGCAGTTCAATTCCAGCTGGGCCATTTACAGTCCCTCCTCAAACCACTTTCCATAATGGAAAAACTTAGCAAAAAACATGAGAAGAAACTGATGAAAGCAAACGCAACAAAGAGAGAAGTTGAAGTCAAAATATCTACTGAATTCACTTTCGAAGAGCTCAAAACTGAACTGAAACAAGATTTTCCCGATTTAAAAATCGGTGAATGGGACTCTTTGGGACACCTAAAGGATATCAAAAACCAAATAGAACATATTGACATCAAACAGTCTTTAGAGAACGCATCTGATTTAGATCCAAAGATAATCGAGCCTGATGGCATGAAATTGTCTCCAGTGGAATTAGATGAAGTTTGTAAGATGGTGGTGAAAATACCAGCAGAGATCCTACCTAAGGAGCGAGAGGACTTGAATCTAATTTTCGATTTGTTGGAAGATCAAAATCCGGGTCTGAACACGGAGCTGTGGACGGTTACTAATGATTTCGGGAATTATGAGAAGGGGAAGTTTATTCTGTCGATTGATAAGCAATCTGCAGCTGTGATTCGTAGTAACCAATTCTCGCCGATGGTAGTTGGTCACAAATTGAAGTTTCTGTTGTAA